Proteins found in one Mangifera indica cultivar Alphonso chromosome 15, CATAS_Mindica_2.1, whole genome shotgun sequence genomic segment:
- the LOC123198320 gene encoding protein GLUTAMINE DUMPER 2-like, protein MGTASNSTSGGVNGGLGHWNSPVPYLFGGLGAMLGLIAIALIILACSYRRSSMNSSGSDHHDQGESVKQVVDMQLEMEPKIVVIMAGDDNPTYLAKPASASASVCTCHQTRFNSTHLTSLPIA, encoded by the coding sequence ATGGGGACTGCAAGCAACTCAACTTCAGGTGGTGTTAATGGCGGATTGGGGCATTGGAACTCTCCGGTTCCTTACCTGTTTGGTGGGTTGGGAGCCATGCTGGGGCTCATTGCCATAGCTTTGATAATTCTAGCTTGTTCTTATCGAAGATCTTCCATGAATTCGTCAGGCAGTGATCATCATGATCAGGGTGAATCAGTGAAGCAAGTAGTTGACATGCAGTTGGAGATGGAGCCGAAGATTGTTGTCATCATGGCCGGCGATGACAATCCAACCTACCTGGCCAAGCCTGCATCAGCCTCAGCCTCAGTCTGCACTTGCCACCAAACTCGATTCAACTCGACCCATTTGACATCTCTACCAATAGCTTAA